The Dysidea avara chromosome 11, odDysAvar1.4, whole genome shotgun sequence genome includes the window GTTAACTACGCATGGTATTAATGTTAACATCAGTGGCCATCAGCGCAACTTTAAAGGAGGTTTAATGTGTTTTCTGGCTGATAATCTAGCTAGTAATCTTTTGGGAGGATTCAAGGAGTCTTTTTCTTTTTCACATAGATTTTGTCGTACTTGTATGGTCAAAACTACATCATATAAGGACAAGTTTTTGTCAAGTGATTTTTGTCAACGAACTGCTGAAATACACAAGAGACAATGTGATGAGTTGGATGCAGCTGAAGGAGATCTAAAAGATCATTACTCTAAAACATACGGAATCAATCGTCGTAGTAAGTTGATGTGTGCAAAAAATTTTTCCATGTTTGATGGTGGTTTACCACATGATGCTATGCATGATATCCTAGAAGGTGTTGCTCAACTTGAGGTCAAGCTACTGGTTAAACATTGTGTGAATGAGAAATatattactgtagctgaatATAATCACCGTATTGAGAATTTTGATTATGGCAAAAATGAGATGGACAGGCCAGGAATAATAACTAGAGAATTGCTGGGGTCTAATGATAAAAAATTTCATTTATCGGCTGCCCAAACATTACTTCTTTGTCAAATTATCCCTTTGATAATGGGAGATTGTGTTCCTGAAGGAGATGAACACTGGCAGTGTTTTCTTTTActgctaaaaatttttgataTTGTGTTTTCTCCTGTTGTACGCAAGGGATATTGTGCTGTCCTAAAACTACTGATTGCGGAGCATCATTCTCTTTTCAAGTCATTACATTCAAGTTCAATGATTACACCCAAGTTTCATTTTCTTGTTCATTATCCTGACCAAATTGTTGCACTCGGACCAATGACCAGGTATTGGACTATGCGGCATGAAGCTAAACTTAGCTTGTTTAAAAAGGCTTCTCATTTGGGGAACTTTAAGAATATTGCTTACACATTAGCAAGTCGACATCAGCGATGGATGTGTTATCAGTTGGCTTCTGATAACATGCTTCAGTCTTGCTTTGAGTGTGGTCCGGGCAGTAGCCCTAGTACAATTGGACAACAGCCACACCAACTAGGAAGCATCATCCAGCGAGCCATACCTTCAATAAGCAACGATGCCACTGTTTTCCATCCTAAGTGGGTTAAGAAAAACAGTATAAACTATTGCAATAACAATTGCTATGTTATAATAGGGACAGATGGAACTGATCCCTTGTTTGGTCATTTAATTGATGTCTACGTTGTTGGGGGTGATTTGTTACTGCTACATGTGTACCATTGTCAGACTATTTACTTTGACGATCATTTTCATTCTTATGTCATCAGTGACACCACAAATATGTCGATTGTGTGTCTTCAAGATCTTTTAAGTCCTTTTGTACTTCATGGGCACAAACTCTTTGATGGAAGATCTGAAACTTACATAACCATGAAACATTTGATTTTTAGTTAACCTAACTATCATATGAACGTAACTTTTAATTTGGTTATTTTGACATTTTTGTAGTTTGTTTTAACCTATTTACACAGTCAAATGTACCTAAGTTATAAGAAGGATAAACAACCAATCTGTTTGAAAGTTATTTCTACTAAGTATGGGTTGAAATTACTCAAATAGTTAAATATATCCAACAAAGTAGATTTAACTCACTTAATGTTGCATTAACCATATATTATCTAGGTAGTTTTTACCATTGTGGTTATTTCTACCTTGCAGTTTTTACAGTGTGATCAGCACACTCAGGTGAATGGATTGAAAGTAAGTAGCAAAAGTAAACAAGTTGAGATAATTgttataaataataaataaatactagaCTACTTTCTCTAAATAAAACGCACCGCTTGTGTAGTGTATGGTGTAGATCTCGTGTGGCTGGATCACTATACTACCTGTAATGAGATATCCAGTGATATTAGCTTACCAGCTTTTTCTTACAACGTGGGCTAGATTTGTAGTAAGAGGAGCATTTAAATTGATGTAAACTCTCCCGCCACTGAGTGTGGCACTCTACAAGGGATCAGACTATCATTTACTTGTCACAGAGGTGTTACTCCAATATGTGATGTAATCTTTTGTCCTcagtcaaaaaaaaaaaaggagaCAAACAAGGGATTTCCAGTTTGGCAAAGGCCAAGCGCCATTTCTAAATTGTTACATGACGCAATGTACAGCTGGATTATACAATACCTTATTCCCCCCAGTCATAAATTTATGAGTTTTGATAGGCTCTGTTCACCATGCTACAGTACTACACAATACCCTTG containing:
- the LOC136237668 gene encoding uncharacterized protein — its product is MASSSSAGTSGQYARFKCPLCVFQALNIRLVLSHLRLVHSSDPRFSVVCGIGGCSNTSKSYSALYQHIYKKHKDSGIIQSRVHRASQQLNCSDEPEISSFNFHDDAFQQGNEDFNPDLEHLLGIDAIRQKKASALYLLKLKENHRLSQTAIDDVMEGSKTVFSHTVQILHSGIRAKLASLGIDDTQIDSVFKDLADPFVGLETRYKQEKCFVEDLGLVEPEEILVGEPFYAARFSGTKRSLVEQRDSFQYIPIFKTLERLLGDSSLLEFIDNPHRRSDDKLEDFCDGELACNHPLFSNDPLALQVIAYFDELEVCNPLGTHTKKHKLGIILFTLGNIPPKFRSTLRSIDLVACATHPVIQKYGIDTILEPFIKDLNTLTTHGINVNISGHQRNFKGGLMCFLADNLASNLLGGFKESFSFSHRFCRTCMVKTTSYKDKFLSSDFCQRTAEIHKRQCDELDAAEGDLKDHYSKTYGINRRSKLMCAKNFSMFDGGLPHDAMHDILEGVAQLEVKLLVKHCVNEKYITVAEYNHRIENFDYGKNEMDRPGIITRELLGSNDKKFHLSAAQTLLLCQIIPLIMGDCVPEGDEHWQCFLLLLKIFDIVFSPVVRKGYCAVLKLLIAEHHSLFKSLHSSSMITPKFHFLVHYPDQIVALGPMTRYWTMRHEAKLSLFKKASHLGNFKNIAYTLASRHQRWMCYQLASDNMLQSCFECGPGSSPSTIGQQPHQLGSIIQRAIPSISNDATVFHPKWVKKNSINYCNNNCYVIIGTDGTDPLFGHLIDVYVVGGDLLLLHVYHCQTIYFDDHFHSYVISDTTNMSIVCLQDLLSPFVLHGHKLFDGRSETYITMKHLIFS